From a region of the Desulfatibacillum aliphaticivorans DSM 15576 genome:
- a CDS encoding penicillin acylase family protein: MKIRIKGNYPQGLEITRGERGVPHVKARDMAGVLWGMGYCHAMDRGLQMLIMRILGQGRGCECLDDSDEMLEVDRFFRRLNWGGRLKEQWNLLNAEEQGLLTAYCDGVNAYLSRKRPLECRLVGYKPEAWIPEDTLMICRMVGYLTLAQSQGEVERLFIEMVQAGVDSDLLASLFPVEAEEIDRDLLSKIKLGEKLVPEALKWLSPVPRAMASNNWVISGFKTATGNAMLCNDPHLEVNRLPNVWYETTCQWGNQYAMGANMPGLPGIVIGRNHNLSWGATYPFMDNIDSWIEECKDGKHRRGDEWMDFTVRREVIKRKKHDPLELTFYENDHGVLEGDPNQEGFYLTTCWGPSLSGANSVRAILKVTKSATVEQGMEALGKLEVAFNFVFADNKGNIGYQMTGLYPLRKEGVNGFLPMPGWDPEYDWKGFADPKDLPREYNPECGYIVTANQDQNHQGVLDPANMPMGDYRARRISQLLEERGNHDFHSTRAIQMDTYSIQAREFLDILLPAAPDSRGKSVLESWDCEYDFDSQAAPFFEAFYSELRKKVFGEAGIGVDIMVHLEQETGVFIDFYQNFDRMMTDENSPWYKDFTREQAFAAALAKAEEGYDWNKTWKDVNKAMLTNIFFGGKTPAYLGFDYGPIPLRGGRATPHQGQIYNSGGRQTTFSPSFRMITDMGETVLYTCIAGGTSDRRFSKFYKDGVADWLEGKFKKLEGQLSE, from the coding sequence ATGAAAATACGTATTAAAGGCAATTATCCTCAGGGATTGGAAATCACAAGAGGGGAACGGGGAGTTCCTCACGTCAAGGCCAGGGACATGGCCGGAGTGTTGTGGGGCATGGGCTATTGCCACGCCATGGACAGGGGGCTGCAAATGCTGATCATGCGCATCCTGGGGCAGGGGCGCGGTTGCGAATGCCTGGACGACTCCGACGAAATGCTGGAAGTGGACCGTTTTTTTCGCCGACTGAACTGGGGCGGGCGTCTTAAAGAGCAGTGGAACCTGCTGAACGCCGAAGAACAAGGGCTGCTGACCGCCTATTGCGACGGCGTAAATGCCTACCTGAGCCGCAAAAGGCCGTTGGAATGCAGGCTGGTGGGATACAAGCCCGAAGCCTGGATTCCGGAAGATACCCTCATGATCTGTCGCATGGTGGGATACTTGACCTTGGCCCAGTCCCAGGGCGAGGTGGAACGGCTGTTTATAGAAATGGTCCAGGCCGGCGTGGACAGCGATCTTTTGGCCTCCCTGTTTCCGGTGGAGGCGGAGGAAATCGACCGGGACCTCCTGTCCAAAATCAAGCTGGGGGAGAAGCTCGTTCCCGAAGCCCTCAAGTGGCTTAGCCCGGTTCCCAGGGCCATGGCGTCCAACAACTGGGTGATTTCCGGGTTCAAGACAGCCACGGGAAACGCCATGCTTTGCAACGACCCCCACCTGGAGGTCAACAGGCTGCCCAACGTCTGGTACGAAACCACCTGCCAGTGGGGAAATCAGTACGCCATGGGCGCCAACATGCCCGGGCTTCCCGGAATTGTCATCGGCCGGAATCACAACCTTTCCTGGGGCGCCACCTATCCTTTCATGGACAACATTGATTCCTGGATCGAGGAATGCAAAGACGGCAAGCACCGGCGCGGGGACGAGTGGATGGACTTCACCGTGCGCAGGGAAGTGATCAAACGCAAGAAGCACGATCCCCTGGAACTGACCTTTTACGAAAACGATCACGGCGTGCTGGAAGGCGATCCCAACCAGGAGGGCTTTTACCTTACCACCTGTTGGGGGCCGTCCTTAAGCGGCGCCAACTCGGTCCGGGCCATCCTTAAGGTGACCAAGTCCGCCACGGTGGAGCAGGGCATGGAGGCCTTGGGCAAGCTGGAGGTGGCGTTCAACTTTGTGTTCGCCGACAACAAGGGAAACATCGGCTACCAGATGACCGGCCTGTATCCTTTGCGCAAGGAAGGCGTGAACGGATTCCTGCCTATGCCCGGCTGGGACCCGGAATACGACTGGAAAGGATTTGCCGATCCCAAGGACCTTCCCCGGGAGTACAATCCCGAATGCGGTTATATTGTCACCGCCAACCAGGATCAGAACCATCAGGGAGTCCTGGATCCCGCCAATATGCCCATGGGCGACTACCGGGCGCGGAGAATCTCCCAATTACTGGAAGAGCGGGGAAATCACGATTTTCACTCCACCAGGGCCATCCAGATGGACACATATTCCATTCAGGCCAGGGAGTTTCTGGACATACTCCTGCCTGCAGCGCCGGATTCCCGGGGCAAGTCGGTTTTGGAATCGTGGGATTGCGAATATGATTTCGACTCCCAGGCTGCGCCTTTCTTTGAAGCCTTTTATTCCGAGCTTCGCAAAAAGGTTTTCGGCGAGGCGGGAATCGGCGTGGACATTATGGTGCATTTGGAGCAGGAAACCGGGGTGTTCATTGATTTCTACCAGAACTTCGACCGCATGATGACGGACGAAAACTCCCCCTGGTACAAGGACTTCACCCGGGAGCAGGCCTTCGCCGCCGCCCTGGCCAAGGCCGAGGAAGGATACGATTGGAACAAAACCTGGAAGGACGTCAATAAGGCTATGTTGACGAATATTTTCTTCGGAGGAAAAACTCCCGCCTACCTGGGTTTCGACTACGGGCCAATTCCGCTAAGAGGAGGCCGGGCCACGCCTCATCAGGGCCAGATTTACAACAGCGGCGGCCGCCAGACCACGTTTTCCCCTTCCTTCCGCATGATCACCGACATGGGGGAAACGGTCCTCTACACCTGCATCGCAGGCGGGACAAGCGATCGGCGCTTCTCGAAATTCTACAAGGACGGCGTGGCCGACTGGCTGGAAGGCAAGTTTAAAAAATTGGAAGGCCAGCTGTCTGAATAA
- a CDS encoding MBL fold metallo-hydrolase: protein MGFIKEYRFGDVQAFETGRASRGKTPSLSAFSYLAGGVMIDTGPKHARKEMLQAHRLYPVKMICLTHHHEDHSGNAAAMRDLWGLEIHGHPLCVEKMANSFPILPYQKYFFGKSDPVSMQTLPDRIDTENVRLYPIHTPGHSRDHICYYEPNQGWLFSGDMYLNDKVRYFRSDESLGDEIVSLRKILDLDFDSLFCAHNPQPVGGKKRLAAKLAFLEDVYGNVAGLRKKGMGPKGIMRKLAIKESLTTKLICMGNVSALNMVKSAIAAADAGGPERMAS, encoded by the coding sequence ATGGGTTTTATCAAGGAGTACCGGTTCGGCGACGTCCAGGCCTTTGAGACGGGGCGCGCCTCCCGGGGGAAAACTCCCTCTTTAAGCGCCTTTTCATATCTGGCGGGCGGGGTGATGATTGACACCGGCCCCAAGCACGCCCGCAAGGAAATGCTCCAGGCGCACCGGCTATATCCGGTCAAGATGATCTGCCTGACGCATCATCATGAGGATCATAGCGGAAACGCTGCAGCCATGCGGGATCTTTGGGGCCTGGAAATCCACGGCCATCCTTTGTGCGTGGAAAAAATGGCCAATTCCTTTCCCATTTTGCCGTACCAGAAATACTTTTTCGGCAAGTCGGACCCCGTATCCATGCAAACCCTGCCCGACCGGATCGACACAGAGAATGTCAGGCTGTATCCTATCCACACCCCGGGCCATAGCAGGGATCACATTTGCTATTACGAGCCCAACCAAGGGTGGCTTTTTTCCGGGGACATGTATTTGAACGACAAGGTCCGCTACTTTCGCTCGGACGAAAGCCTGGGAGACGAAATCGTCTCTTTGCGCAAAATATTGGACCTGGACTTTGACAGCCTGTTTTGCGCCCATAACCCCCAGCCCGTCGGCGGAAAAAAACGCCTGGCCGCTAAGCTGGCCTTCCTGGAGGACGTCTACGGAAACGTGGCCGGCCTTCGCAAAAAGGGTATGGGGCCCAAGGGAATCATGCGTAAGCTGGCCATCAAGGAAAGCCTGACCACCAAACTGATCTGCATGGGCAATGTAAGCGCCCTGAATATGGTGAAATCCGCTATCGCAGCGGCCGACGCGGGAGGCCCCGAACGCATGGCCTCCTGA
- a CDS encoding DUF190 domain-containing protein — MRYPKDGKLLRIFLGETVQHKGVPLHEWIVKKARKEGLAGATVVKGILGYGANSVIHTAKVLRLSEDLPVVVEIVDEADKIEAFLNTIDEVINEGMATVQNAQIVFYRSNKSKG, encoded by the coding sequence ATGCGCTATCCCAAAGACGGCAAACTGCTTCGGATTTTTTTGGGCGAAACCGTACAGCATAAAGGCGTCCCCCTCCACGAATGGATCGTCAAAAAAGCCCGTAAGGAAGGCCTGGCAGGCGCCACCGTGGTTAAGGGCATTCTGGGCTACGGCGCCAACAGCGTCATCCACACCGCCAAGGTGCTGCGCCTTTCCGAAGACCTGCCCGTGGTGGTGGAAATCGTGGACGAGGCCGACAAAATCGAGGCCTTCCTCAACACAATTGACGAGGTCATTAACGAGGGCATGGCCACGGTCCAAAACGCCCAGATCGTCTTTTATCGGTCCAACAAAAGCAAAGGCTGA
- a CDS encoding type II toxin-antitoxin system HigB family toxin: MISRRTLRVFYEQPGRQDAQKALDSWYYEAMHASWSSSADIKAQYRSASILKSGRVVFNIAGNKYRLIVTINYEYQKVFVRFVGTHKQYDRINAETV; this comes from the coding sequence GTGATATCCAGGAGGACCCTCAGAGTCTTTTATGAGCAGCCCGGGCGCCAGGACGCTCAGAAGGCTTTGGACTCTTGGTATTATGAAGCTATGCATGCGAGTTGGAGTTCTTCCGCCGATATCAAAGCGCAATACCGCTCTGCGAGCATATTGAAGAGCGGGAGAGTGGTTTTTAATATCGCAGGAAACAAATATCGCCTGATAGTAACTATCAACTATGAATATCAAAAAGTCTTTGTGCGATTTGTCGGAACGCACAAGCAATATGATAGGATAAATGCAGAGACGGTGTAA
- a CDS encoding carbon-nitrogen hydrolase family protein, with product MKAAAVQMRAALGDVEANLKSAENLANQAFSAGAEIVILPEFFPTAMAFHPKMLQAARPLDGEPMELLKGLAKQNNGVAGGSFNAIRQGEVYNTFVLAFPDGSIFLHDKDQPTMWENCYYIGGTDDGVLDTPLGPVGVSLCWEFVRSRTAKRLRNKVRLIVGGSCWWDLPKVALPGFSPAVGARLLEIMRQSPPKMARMVGAPVIHAAHAGDFKGKMPLMPGFPYESNLLGQAMITDAQGKILAKMDREEGYIMADIDLDEYAEPSEEIPQTFWIPDLPLQIRAVWAYQNRHGRRYYRTKTKKALGL from the coding sequence ATGAAAGCAGCCGCCGTACAAATGCGCGCCGCCCTGGGCGACGTGGAAGCCAACCTGAAATCCGCTGAAAATCTAGCCAATCAAGCCTTTTCCGCAGGCGCCGAAATAGTGATCCTGCCGGAATTCTTTCCCACGGCCATGGCCTTTCATCCAAAAATGCTTCAAGCCGCCCGGCCCCTGGACGGAGAGCCCATGGAATTGCTCAAAGGCCTGGCCAAGCAAAACAACGGCGTCGCCGGCGGTTCGTTCAACGCCATCCGCCAAGGCGAAGTTTACAACACCTTTGTCCTGGCCTTTCCGGACGGCTCGATCTTTCTCCATGACAAGGACCAGCCCACCATGTGGGAGAATTGCTATTATATCGGCGGGACGGACGACGGCGTTCTGGACACGCCCCTGGGGCCTGTGGGCGTCTCCCTGTGCTGGGAGTTCGTCCGGTCCCGCACGGCCAAACGCCTGAGGAACAAAGTACGTCTGATCGTGGGCGGCTCCTGCTGGTGGGATTTGCCCAAAGTCGCCCTGCCGGGCTTTTCTCCGGCGGTTGGCGCCAGGCTGTTGGAAATCATGCGCCAAAGCCCTCCCAAGATGGCGCGCATGGTCGGCGCTCCGGTCATCCACGCGGCCCACGCCGGGGACTTCAAAGGAAAGATGCCGCTCATGCCCGGCTTTCCCTACGAAAGCAACCTCCTGGGCCAAGCCATGATCACGGACGCCCAAGGAAAAATCCTGGCTAAAATGGATCGGGAAGAGGGCTACATCATGGCGGATATTGACCTGGATGAATACGCGGAGCCATCGGAGGAAATTCCCCAAACTTTTTGGATTCCGGATTTACCCTTGCAAATCAGGGCGGTTTGGGCGTACCAAAATAGGCACGGCCGGAGGTACTACCGGACCAAAACAAAAAAAGCGTTGGGTTTGTAA
- the crcB gene encoding fluoride efflux transporter CrcB: MDTGAVKLLVIGAGGFIGAITRYLVGGWVHRIFPGSTFPLGTMTVNLAGCFLIGLGWGLIETRGLFSPNVRALLLVGFLGSLTTFSTFGYETFQLARNGQTVWSILNITLSLVLGLMAVIGGNAASRLI; this comes from the coding sequence ATGGATACAGGAGCAGTAAAGCTATTGGTTATAGGCGCGGGCGGCTTTATCGGCGCTATCACGCGCTATTTGGTGGGCGGCTGGGTCCACAGGATTTTTCCCGGCTCCACCTTTCCTTTGGGCACCATGACCGTCAACCTGGCCGGGTGCTTTCTCATCGGCCTGGGTTGGGGCCTCATTGAAACCCGGGGGCTCTTCTCCCCCAACGTCCGGGCTTTGCTCCTGGTGGGCTTTTTGGGCAGCCTCACCACCTTTTCCACTTTCGGCTACGAAACCTTTCAACTGGCCCGCAACGGCCAGACGGTCTGGTCCATCCTGAACATCACCCTGAGCCTGGTTTTAGGCCTCATGGCGGTCATCGGCGGCAACGCCGCTTCCCGGCTGATCTGA